The proteins below come from a single Malus domestica chromosome 03, GDT2T_hap1 genomic window:
- the LOC103430408 gene encoding stem-specific protein TSJT1-like produces the protein MLAIFHKAFAHPPEELNSPASYNGSKKPKHPEETLTDFLSHHPHNSFSMGFGHAAVLAYVKPDQGSYSKHPRLFCGFDDIYCLFLGSLNNLCSLNKQYGLTKCTNEAMFVIEAYRTLRDRGPYPADQVVKDLDGSFAFVVYDSKGGNVFAALGSDGGEQLYWGIAADGSVVISDELEVIKEGCAKSFAPFPKGCMFHSEGGLMSFEHPMNKMKAMPRVDSEGAMCGANFKVDKYTRVNSIPRVGSEANWTDWASH, from the exons ATGTTGGCCATTTTCCATAAGGCTTTTGCTCATCCACCGGAGGAGCTAAACAGTCCTGCCTCTTACAACGGAAGCAAGAAGCCTAAGCACCCGGAAGAGACTCTCACAGACTTCCTCTCCCACCATCCTCACAACTCCTTCTCCATGGGATTTGGCCATGCTGCTGTCCTTGCTTACGTCAAGCCAGACCAAGGCTCTTACTCAAAACACCCGAG GTTGTTTTGTGGGTTTGATGACATATACTGCTTGTTTTTGGGGAGCTTGAACAATCTGTGTTCACTGAATAAGCAGTATGGTCTAACAAAATGCACGAATGAGGCCATGTTTGTGATTGAAGCTTATAGAACCCTTCGAGATCGCGGTCCGTACCCAGCTGATCAGGTTGTCAAAGATCTTGATGGAAGCTTTGCCTTTGTTGTCTATGACAGCAAAGGTGGCAATGTCTTTGCCGCACTG GGTTCTGATGGTGGAGAGCAGCTCTATTGGGGTATTGCAGCGGATGGATCTGTGGTAATTTCTGATGAATTGGAGGTCATAAAAGAGGGTTGTGCTAAATCATTTGCTCCCTTCCCAAAAG GATGCATGTTTCATAGTGAGGGAGGATTGATGAGCTTTGAGCATCCAATGAACAAGATGAAGGCAATGCCAAGGGTAGATAGTGAAGGGGCAATGTGTGGGGCTAACTTCAAAGTGGATAAATACACAAGGGTCAACAGCATACCACGTGTCGGAAGTGAGGCCAACTGGACTGATTGGGCCTCCCATTAG
- the LOC103430416 gene encoding ribosome biogenesis protein BRX1 homolog 2-like encodes MGKKRKHSDALAPEKKEEEVAPERRKRTLSGWKEKKDDDEVKASESTAVFRNKEKVLVTCSRRISYRYRHLMLNVVDLLPHCKKDNKVESKSSNGATLNELVELKSCSSCMFFECRKGKDLYLWMSKCPNGPSVKFLVNAVHTMEELKLTGNHLKGSRPILTFSSNFDKDAHWKLLKEMITQIFGIPKEHRKSKPYHDHVFVFSIVDDHIWFRNYQISVPHNELDKIARGGLDKMTLVEVGPRFCLNPIKIFGGSFGGPTLYENPFYISPNQIRAMEKKKKAGTFVKKVKAKTRRKMHELENPLEPDEFSEMWKE; translated from the exons ATGGGGAAGAAGAGAAAGCACAGCGATGCCCTGGCTCCAgaaaagaaggaggaggaggttgCGCCGGAGAGGCGGAAGCGAACGCTTTCCGgttggaaggagaagaaggacgACGACGAAGTAAAAGCGAGTGAATCGACGGCAGTGTTTAGGAACAAAGAAAAGGTCTTAGTTACTTGTTCTCGTCGCATTAGTTACAG GTATCGGCATCTGATGTTGAATGTGGTGGACCTATTGCCTCATTGTAAGAAGGACAATAAGGTGGAGTCTAAATCAAGTAACGGTGCAACTCTTAACGAGCTGGTTGAGCTAAAGAGTTGCTCTTCCTGTATGTTTTTTGAG TGCAGGAAAGGGAAAGATCTGTATCTGTGGATGTCAAAGTGTCCCAATGGGCCATCTGTGAAGTTCTTAGTAAATGCTG TGCACACGATGGAGGAGTTGAAGCTTACTGGAAATCATCTAAAGGGGTCACGACCTATTTTGACTTTTTCATCCAATTTTGATAAAGATGCCCACTGGAAGCTTCTGAAGGAAATGATCACTCAG ATTTTTGGCATTCCCAAGGAGCACAGAAAATCTAAACCCTATCATGATCATGTTTTTGTATTCTCTATCGTTGATGACCACATTTGGTTCCGAAACTATCag ATATCAGTTCCTCATAACgaattggataaaatagctcGAGGAGGCTTAGATAAAATGACCCTTGTTGAG GTTGGACCGCGATTTTGTTTGAATCCTATCAAGATATTTGGTGGCAGCTTTGGAGGTCCAACACTATATGAGAATCCATTTTACATATCACCCAATCAG ATTCGAGCAatggagaaaaagaagaaggctgGGACCTTTGTCAAGAAAGTCAAagcaaagacaaggagaaaaatgCATGAGCTTGAAAATCCACTGGAGCCTGATGAGTTTTCTGAGATGTGGAAGGAATGA